In Achromobacter spanius, the following proteins share a genomic window:
- the gltX gene encoding glutamate--tRNA ligase, giving the protein MTSNATSPIRTRFAPSPTGFLHLGGARTALFSWAFARHHQGTFVLRIEDTDVERSTPEAVQAILDSMEWLGMQPDEGPFYQMQRMDRYREVVAQMLAAGTAYHCYSSPEEVEAMREAARARGDKPRYDGTWRPEPGKTLPAVPEGRKPVVRFKNPQEGATSWNDMVKGTISFDNTELDDLIIARPDGTPTYNFCVVVDDWDMGITHVLRGDDHVNNTPRQINILRALGATLPEYGHVPMILGPDGEKLSKRHGAVNVMEYDNEGYLPEAMINYLARLGWSHGDDELFSREQLVSWFDTKHLSKSASQWDPKKLNWVNAHYIKQMDNAELAERVAPRVANRGGHPEKIDLPGVMGLLKDRAETLEQLADGAMLFCAPFTPAAPELVEQHLTPAAREALADFAQRAKDTDWTREALSALIKAVLADRGLKMPQLAIPLRVAVTGQTQTPAVDAVLALLGKETVLGRLGGV; this is encoded by the coding sequence ATGACTTCCAACGCCACTTCCCCCATCCGTACCCGCTTCGCGCCTTCGCCCACGGGCTTTTTGCACTTGGGCGGCGCGCGCACCGCGCTGTTCTCCTGGGCGTTCGCACGCCATCACCAAGGCACGTTCGTGCTGCGCATTGAAGACACGGACGTCGAGCGCTCCACGCCGGAAGCCGTGCAGGCCATTCTGGACAGCATGGAATGGCTGGGCATGCAGCCCGACGAAGGCCCCTTCTACCAAATGCAGCGCATGGACCGCTACCGCGAGGTGGTGGCGCAGATGCTGGCCGCCGGCACCGCTTACCATTGCTATAGCTCGCCCGAGGAAGTGGAAGCCATGCGGGAAGCCGCCCGCGCGCGCGGCGACAAACCGCGCTATGACGGCACGTGGCGCCCGGAACCGGGCAAGACGCTGCCCGCCGTTCCCGAAGGCCGCAAGCCGGTGGTGCGCTTCAAGAATCCCCAGGAAGGCGCCACGTCATGGAACGACATGGTCAAGGGCACGATCAGCTTCGACAACACCGAACTGGACGACCTGATCATCGCGCGCCCCGACGGCACGCCCACCTACAACTTCTGCGTCGTGGTCGACGACTGGGACATGGGCATCACCCACGTGCTGCGCGGCGATGACCACGTCAACAACACGCCGCGCCAGATCAACATCCTGCGCGCGCTGGGCGCGACGCTGCCCGAATACGGCCACGTGCCCATGATCCTGGGCCCGGATGGCGAAAAGCTGTCCAAGCGCCACGGCGCGGTCAACGTCATGGAGTACGACAACGAAGGCTATCTGCCCGAGGCCATGATCAACTACCTGGCCCGCCTGGGCTGGAGCCACGGCGACGACGAGCTTTTCTCGCGCGAACAATTGGTGTCGTGGTTCGACACCAAGCATTTGTCGAAGTCCGCGTCGCAATGGGATCCGAAGAAGCTGAACTGGGTCAACGCCCACTACATCAAGCAGATGGACAACGCGGAACTGGCCGAGCGCGTGGCGCCGCGCGTGGCGAACCGTGGCGGCCATCCGGAAAAGATTGATCTGCCGGGCGTGATGGGCTTGTTGAAAGACCGCGCGGAAACGCTGGAGCAACTGGCCGACGGCGCCATGTTGTTCTGCGCGCCGTTCACGCCCGCCGCGCCGGAACTGGTCGAACAGCACCTGACGCCTGCCGCGCGCGAAGCGCTGGCTGACTTCGCGCAGCGCGCCAAGGATACGGACTGGACCCGTGAAGCGCTGTCGGCCCTGATCAAGGCGGTGCTGGCCGACCGTGGCTTGAAGATGCCGCAACTGGCGATTCCGCTGCGCGTGGCGGTGACGGGTCAGACCCAGACGCCGGCGGTTGATGCGGTGTTGGCGTTGCTGGGTAAGGAAACGGTGCTGGGACGGTTGGGGGGGGTTTAA
- a CDS encoding MFS transporter, with amino-acid sequence MPAMSSEARAIALLALAAFVSASAFRICDPMLPQLAAEFGTSTGQAARVVTAFAVAYGVLQMFFGPVGDRYGKYRVVSVATVACAVGSAGAVMADSLDMLVLCRAVSGAAGAGIVPLSMAWIGDNVPYERRQATLARFLTGTILGMSAGQLAGGLFADTVGWRWAFASLVAGYLIVGVLLHLEVRRQRAAGFAQVDPNAVRQGFVGQARLVLGTPWARIVLATVFVEGLLVFGALAFAPSYLHERFDISLTAAGALVAVYAVGGLIYTVVAGRILKRLGERGLAVAGGLVLGVAFLSYLLGPVWMWSLLASVLAGFGYYLLHATLQTNATQMVPSARGTAVAWFASCLFMGQAAGVALAGAVVDEIGAAALFGGSAILLPLLGAFFARALKTRPKPSTP; translated from the coding sequence ATGCCCGCCATGTCTTCTGAAGCACGCGCCATCGCGCTGCTTGCCCTGGCTGCTTTCGTCAGCGCCAGCGCCTTCCGTATCTGTGATCCCATGCTGCCGCAACTGGCGGCGGAATTCGGCACATCTACCGGGCAGGCCGCGCGCGTGGTGACGGCGTTTGCCGTGGCCTATGGCGTGTTGCAGATGTTCTTCGGCCCGGTGGGCGACCGCTACGGCAAGTACCGCGTCGTCAGCGTGGCGACGGTGGCCTGCGCCGTGGGCAGCGCCGGCGCCGTCATGGCGGATTCCCTGGATATGTTGGTCTTGTGCCGCGCCGTGTCGGGCGCGGCAGGGGCGGGCATCGTCCCGCTCTCCATGGCATGGATCGGCGACAACGTGCCCTATGAGCGCCGGCAGGCAACGCTGGCGCGCTTTCTGACCGGCACCATCCTCGGCATGTCGGCCGGCCAATTGGCCGGCGGCTTGTTCGCCGATACGGTGGGCTGGCGCTGGGCCTTTGCCTCGCTGGTGGCCGGCTACCTGATCGTTGGCGTGCTGCTGCACCTGGAAGTGCGCCGCCAACGCGCGGCGGGCTTTGCGCAGGTGGACCCCAACGCCGTCCGCCAGGGCTTTGTGGGGCAGGCGCGGCTGGTGCTGGGCACCCCCTGGGCGCGTATCGTGTTGGCGACGGTGTTCGTCGAAGGCCTGCTGGTCTTTGGTGCGCTGGCGTTTGCCCCGTCCTATCTGCACGAACGCTTCGATATTTCGCTGACTGCCGCGGGCGCCTTGGTGGCAGTCTACGCGGTGGGCGGGCTGATCTACACGGTGGTGGCCGGCCGCATCCTCAAGCGCCTGGGTGAACGCGGCCTGGCGGTGGCGGGCGGCCTGGTGCTGGGCGTGGCCTTCCTGTCGTACTTACTGGGGCCGGTGTGGATGTGGAGCCTGCTTGCCAGCGTGCTGGCCGGCTTTGGCTATTACCTGCTGCACGCCACCCTGCAAACCAACGCCACGCAGATGGTGCCGTCAGCGCGCGGCACTGCTGTGGCCTGGTTTGCATCCTGCCTGTTCATGGGCCAGGCGGCCGGCGTGGCGCTGGCGGGCGCGGTAGTAGACGAGATAGGCGCCGCAGCCCTCTTCGGCGGCTCCGCCATCCTGCTCCCCCTGCTAGGCGCCTTCTTCGCCCGCGCCCTGAAAACCCGCCCCAAACCCTCAACCCCGTAG
- a CDS encoding Lrp/AsnC family transcriptional regulator, producing the protein MDKTDIGILKALQEDGRASAQQLSDKVGLSAAPVWRRVKAMEASGVIQGYSAQVDRSKVGLGCMFAQISLERHSSNTVEHFERSVRDAPEILECYAVTGDSDFLLKILVESPEAYDRFLHRFLFNMPGIRQTRTIVALREIKHEQRLPL; encoded by the coding sequence ATGGACAAGACCGATATCGGCATCCTCAAGGCCTTGCAGGAGGACGGCCGGGCTTCGGCGCAGCAGTTGTCCGACAAGGTGGGGCTATCGGCCGCACCCGTGTGGCGGCGGGTAAAGGCGATGGAAGCCAGCGGGGTCATCCAGGGCTATAGCGCCCAGGTGGACCGCAGCAAGGTGGGGCTGGGCTGCATGTTTGCGCAGATCAGCCTGGAGCGGCATTCCTCGAACACGGTCGAGCACTTCGAGCGTTCGGTGCGCGACGCGCCCGAGATCCTGGAGTGTTATGCGGTGACCGGCGATTCCGACTTCCTGTTGAAGATCCTGGTGGAAAGCCCGGAAGCGTACGACCGTTTCCTGCACCGCTTCCTGTTCAACATGCCCGGCATCCGCCAGACACGCACCATCGTGGCGCTGCGCGAGATCAAGCACGAACAACGGCTGCCGCTGTAA
- a CDS encoding indolepyruvate ferredoxin oxidoreductase family protein: MDGTPAPDPQLDLDYQLADNLTRESGRIFLTGTQALVRIMLTQARVDRERGLNTAGFVSGYRGSPLGGVDMAMWKAKKALDASQISFLPGINEDMAATAVMGTQQAGVRADRNVDGVFAMWYGKGPGVDRAGDALHHGNAAGASRNGGVLVVVGDDHTAVSSSIPHASEASLIGWQMPIVHPTSIDEYETFALWGWALSRYAGTWVAFKAVSETIESGHSFTPAAVQDYDMPADPDMPPEALEYSARDFLSLAVETRMNLRMKAVAAFARRHSIDRLTCPAPKATVGIVTVGKAHLDTMEALARLGVDTVTANAPVRIYKPGLTWPMDGGRLLEFARGLSHILVVEEKGAVVESQIKDLLFNLPERPTVIGKKGFDGETLVPSAGQLRPSLLAQPLAAWLTRTAGLPLGADLAAFECQAALSNDADGMRRRPYFCSGCPHSTSTKVPEGSQALSGVGCHYMAAWMDRDTGGLTQMGGEGVDWIGLSRYTKMPHIFQNMGEGTYYHSGYLAIRQAVAARANITYKILFNDAVAMTGGQPVDGPISVPQICQQLRGENVARIVVTSDEPEKYQGVDLGPNIKVHHRRELDAVQRELREIPGVTVLIHDQTCAAEKRRRRKKNQFPDPARRMLINSAVCEGCGDCGVQSNCLSVVPLETPYGRKRAIDQSSCNKDYSCAEGFCPSFVSVMGGKPRKSAAPKTDQERLQRLIEQLPQPATPSLDRPYRLLVAGMGGTGVITIGAIVSMAAHLEGLSAAVLDLTGLAQKGGTVVSHIRLAPAGAPAGPVRLDWQQADAAILCDPVASVAPDSLGALRRGHTQVTVNTYVAPVSEFTRNPDAAMRPKALLAKIRHAAGDANTAAIDAHEAALALFGDSILSNMFMLGYAWQRGGVPLSQAAINRAIELNGVAIAANRAAFDSGRLAAHQPDALESALRPRAQVVQLHVPETFDRAVARRVADLTAYQDARYARVYQDVVEAVAARERELAPDSKSPRLAMAVARGLFKLMAYKDEYEVARLYTGDAFQAQLKGQFEGDYSLRFHMAPPIFARKDPRTGVPRKMTLGPRTMTALKLLTRMKGLRGTWFDPFGHTAERKMERGLVTEYRQTIDQLLVGLNRDNIAQAATIAGLAETIRGYGHVKAASVEKYRTQLGRLMQSYTAPAPRDMPLRKTA, encoded by the coding sequence ATGGACGGCACTCCCGCCCCCGATCCCCAGTTGGACCTTGACTACCAGCTTGCCGACAACCTCACCCGAGAGTCCGGCCGCATCTTCCTGACGGGGACGCAAGCGCTCGTGCGGATCATGCTCACGCAGGCGCGGGTCGACCGCGAACGCGGGCTGAACACGGCGGGCTTTGTGTCGGGCTATCGCGGTTCGCCATTGGGTGGCGTGGACATGGCGATGTGGAAGGCGAAGAAGGCGCTGGACGCCAGCCAGATCTCGTTCTTGCCCGGCATCAATGAAGACATGGCGGCTACCGCCGTCATGGGCACACAGCAGGCCGGCGTACGCGCCGACCGCAACGTCGATGGCGTGTTCGCCATGTGGTACGGCAAGGGCCCGGGCGTGGACCGCGCGGGCGACGCGCTGCACCACGGCAACGCGGCGGGCGCCTCGCGCAACGGCGGCGTGCTGGTGGTGGTGGGTGATGACCACACCGCCGTGTCGTCGTCCATTCCGCACGCCAGCGAAGCGTCGCTGATCGGCTGGCAGATGCCCATCGTGCATCCGACCTCTATCGACGAGTATGAAACGTTCGCGCTGTGGGGCTGGGCGCTGTCGCGCTATGCCGGCACCTGGGTCGCGTTCAAGGCGGTGTCCGAGACCATCGAAAGCGGCCACTCGTTCACGCCAGCCGCCGTGCAGGACTACGACATGCCGGCCGACCCCGACATGCCGCCCGAAGCGCTGGAATATTCCGCGCGCGACTTCCTGTCGCTTGCCGTCGAAACGCGCATGAACCTGCGCATGAAAGCCGTTGCCGCGTTCGCGCGCCGCCACAGCATCGACCGCCTGACCTGTCCCGCGCCCAAGGCGACCGTGGGCATCGTCACGGTCGGCAAAGCGCACCTGGACACCATGGAAGCGCTGGCGCGCCTGGGTGTGGACACCGTCACCGCCAACGCGCCCGTGCGTATCTACAAGCCGGGCCTGACCTGGCCGATGGACGGCGGACGGCTGCTGGAGTTTGCGCGCGGGCTGTCGCACATTCTGGTGGTTGAAGAAAAAGGCGCCGTGGTCGAAAGCCAGATCAAGGATCTGCTGTTCAATTTGCCCGAGCGCCCGACGGTCATCGGCAAGAAGGGCTTTGATGGCGAAACGCTGGTGCCCTCGGCCGGACAACTGCGCCCGTCGCTGCTGGCCCAGCCGCTAGCCGCCTGGTTGACGCGCACCGCCGGCCTGCCGCTGGGCGCGGACCTGGCGGCATTCGAATGCCAGGCCGCACTGTCCAACGATGCCGATGGCATGCGCCGCCGTCCCTATTTCTGTTCGGGCTGTCCCCACAGCACGTCGACCAAGGTACCCGAGGGCAGCCAGGCGCTGTCGGGCGTGGGCTGCCACTACATGGCCGCCTGGATGGACCGCGACACGGGCGGCCTGACGCAGATGGGCGGCGAAGGCGTCGACTGGATCGGCTTGTCGCGCTACACCAAGATGCCGCACATCTTCCAGAACATGGGAGAAGGCACCTATTACCACTCGGGCTATCTGGCGATCCGCCAAGCTGTAGCCGCGCGCGCCAACATCACCTACAAGATCCTGTTCAACGACGCGGTTGCGATGACGGGCGGGCAGCCGGTGGACGGGCCGATCTCGGTGCCGCAGATCTGCCAGCAGCTACGCGGCGAAAACGTGGCGCGCATCGTCGTCACCAGTGACGAGCCTGAAAAATACCAGGGCGTGGATCTGGGCCCGAACATCAAGGTGCACCATCGCCGCGAGCTGGACGCGGTGCAGCGCGAGTTGCGCGAGATTCCCGGCGTGACCGTGCTGATCCATGATCAAACCTGCGCCGCAGAGAAGCGCCGCCGCCGCAAGAAGAACCAGTTTCCCGACCCGGCACGCCGCATGCTGATCAACAGCGCGGTGTGCGAAGGCTGCGGCGATTGCGGCGTGCAATCGAACTGCCTGTCGGTGGTGCCGCTGGAAACGCCGTATGGCCGCAAGCGCGCCATCGACCAATCCAGCTGCAACAAGGACTACTCCTGCGCGGAAGGGTTCTGCCCCAGCTTCGTCTCGGTGATGGGTGGCAAGCCACGCAAGAGCGCGGCGCCCAAGACCGATCAGGAACGCCTGCAACGCCTGATCGAACAGTTGCCGCAGCCCGCCACGCCGTCGCTGGACCGCCCCTATCGCCTGCTGGTGGCCGGCATGGGCGGCACGGGCGTCATCACCATCGGCGCCATCGTGTCGATGGCCGCGCACCTGGAAGGCCTGTCGGCCGCGGTTCTGGACCTGACCGGCCTGGCGCAAAAAGGCGGCACGGTCGTGAGCCATATCCGCTTGGCCCCGGCGGGCGCGCCGGCAGGCCCCGTCCGCCTGGATTGGCAGCAGGCTGATGCCGCCATCCTGTGCGACCCGGTGGCCTCGGTGGCGCCGGATTCGCTGGGCGCGCTGCGTCGCGGGCACACCCAGGTCACGGTCAACACCTACGTTGCGCCGGTATCCGAATTCACCCGCAATCCTGATGCGGCCATGCGGCCGAAAGCGCTGCTGGCCAAGATCCGGCACGCCGCGGGCGATGCCAACACGGCCGCCATCGATGCGCACGAAGCCGCGCTGGCCTTGTTCGGCGACAGCATCCTGTCCAACATGTTCATGTTGGGCTATGCGTGGCAACGCGGCGGCGTGCCGCTGTCGCAAGCGGCCATCAACCGCGCCATCGAGCTGAACGGCGTGGCCATCGCGGCCAATCGCGCCGCCTTTGACAGCGGCCGCCTGGCCGCGCACCAGCCCGATGCGCTGGAAAGCGCCTTGCGTCCACGCGCCCAGGTCGTGCAATTGCATGTGCCGGAAACGTTCGACCGCGCCGTGGCCCGCCGCGTCGCGGACCTGACGGCCTACCAGGACGCCCGTTATGCGCGCGTCTACCAGGACGTCGTCGAAGCCGTCGCGGCGCGCGAGCGTGAATTGGCGCCCGACAGCAAGTCCCCGCGCCTGGCCATGGCCGTGGCGCGCGGCCTGTTCAAGCTGATGGCCTACAAGGACGAATACGAAGTGGCGCGCCTTTACACCGGCGACGCGTTCCAGGCGCAATTGAAGGGCCAGTTCGAAGGCGACTACAGCCTGCGCTTTCATATGGCCCCGCCGATCTTCGCGCGCAAAGACCCGCGCACCGGCGTGCCGCGCAAGATGACGTTGGGCCCGCGCACCATGACGGCACTGAAATTGCTGACGCGGATGAAGGGCCTGCGCGGCACCTGGTTCGATCCCTTCGGCCACACCGCCGAACGCAAGATGGAACGGGGGCTCGTCACCGAGTATCGCCAGACCATAGACCAACTTCTTGTAGGGTTGAACCGGGACAACATCGCGCAAGCAGCTACAATCGCCGGCCTTGCAGAAACCATCCGCGGCTACGGCCACGTGAAGGCAGCAAGCGTCGAGAAGTACCGGACGCAATTGGGTCGATTGATGCAAAGCTATACAGCACCGGCCCCGCGCGACATGCCCCTGCGGAAAACCGCATAA
- a CDS encoding ribonucleoside-diphosphate reductase subunit alpha, with the protein MQTTIASVTRPSAVPPSQTDSPADANGGQWASYNIIRRNGSVVGFEPSKIAIAMTKAFLAVNGGQGAASARVRELVENLTSQAVNALVRNRPNGGTFHIEDIQDQVELALMRSGQHDVARAYVLYREKRTQERAAAAAAEGQEKAAAAPVEHVLNVTDAGVRRPLDLAELRATIVAAGEGLAEFIDSESILKETVKNLYDGIPVDEVFKSAILSARALVEKDPAYSQVTARLLLHTIRKEVLGEEVSQDGMIARYAEYFPTFIARGIEGGLLSPELANYDLTRLGKALNAKRDLQFGYLGLQTLYDRYFLHIRGTRIELPQVFFMRVAMGLALREADREARAIEFYEILSSFDFMSSTPTLFNSGTLHSQLSSCYLTTVSDDLEGIYDAIKENALLAKYAGGLGNDWTPVRALRSHIKGTNGESQGVVPFLKVVNDTAVAVNQGGKRKGAVCTYLESWHLDIEEFLELRKNTGDERRRTHDMNTANWIPDLFMKRVMEGGEWTLFSPSDCPDLHDKYGRAFEEAYIGHEKRVASGELKLYKKMPALTLWRKMLSMLFETGHPWITFKDPCNIRSPQQHVGVVHSSNLCTEITLNTNESEIAVCNLGSVNLVAHMKPAAGGGFELDHDKIKRTVSIAMRMLDNVIDINYYAVEKARNSNARHRPVGMGIMGFQDCLQMMRVPYASQAAVEFADRSMEAVCYHAYFASSLLAEERGRYQSYEGSLWSRGILPQDTLKMLRDERGGHVEVDESSTLDWDTLRARIKQHGMRNSNCVAIAPTATISNIIGVSACIEPTFQNLYVKSNLSGEFTVVNDYLVRDLKKLGLWDEVMVADLKYFDGSLSRIDRVPSELRELYATAFEVEPSWLVECASRRQKWIDQAQSLNIYMSGASGKKLDDTYKLAWLRGLKTTYYLRTLGATSAEKSTGRGGELNAVTAGGQSTAAAVGAAPVLPEPEVLGAVCTMRPGDPGFEECEACQ; encoded by the coding sequence ATGCAGACTACGATCGCCTCTGTGACCCGGCCTTCGGCCGTGCCGCCCTCACAAACCGATTCCCCTGCCGACGCCAATGGCGGGCAATGGGCCAGCTACAACATCATTCGCCGCAATGGCTCGGTGGTTGGGTTTGAACCCAGCAAGATCGCCATCGCCATGACCAAGGCCTTCCTGGCCGTGAACGGTGGCCAGGGCGCCGCGTCCGCCCGTGTGCGTGAACTGGTCGAGAACCTGACCAGCCAGGCCGTGAACGCCCTGGTGCGCAACCGCCCCAACGGCGGCACCTTCCATATTGAAGACATCCAGGACCAGGTTGAACTGGCGCTGATGCGCTCGGGCCAACATGATGTTGCCCGCGCCTACGTCCTGTACCGCGAGAAGCGCACGCAAGAGCGCGCCGCCGCCGCTGCAGCCGAAGGCCAGGAAAAGGCCGCCGCCGCGCCCGTGGAACACGTGCTGAACGTGACCGACGCCGGCGTGCGCCGTCCGCTGGACCTGGCTGAACTGCGCGCGACCATCGTCGCCGCCGGCGAAGGCCTGGCCGAATTCATCGACAGCGAATCCATCCTGAAGGAAACGGTCAAGAACCTGTACGACGGCATCCCCGTCGACGAAGTGTTCAAGTCGGCCATCCTGTCGGCGCGCGCGCTGGTTGAAAAAGACCCGGCCTACAGCCAGGTCACCGCTCGCCTGCTGCTGCACACGATCCGCAAGGAAGTGCTGGGCGAAGAAGTCTCGCAAGACGGCATGATCGCGCGCTACGCCGAGTACTTCCCCACCTTCATCGCCCGCGGTATCGAAGGCGGCCTGCTGTCGCCCGAACTGGCCAACTATGACCTGACCCGCCTGGGCAAGGCCTTGAACGCCAAGCGCGACCTGCAATTCGGCTACCTGGGCCTGCAAACCCTGTACGACCGCTACTTCCTGCACATCCGCGGCACCCGCATCGAACTGCCGCAGGTGTTCTTCATGCGCGTGGCCATGGGCCTGGCGCTGCGTGAAGCCGACCGCGAAGCGCGCGCCATCGAGTTCTACGAGATCCTGTCCTCGTTCGACTTCATGAGCTCGACGCCGACGCTGTTCAACTCGGGCACGCTGCACTCGCAGTTGTCGTCGTGCTATCTGACCACCGTGTCGGATGACCTGGAAGGCATCTACGACGCCATCAAGGAAAACGCGCTGCTGGCCAAGTACGCCGGCGGCCTGGGCAACGACTGGACCCCGGTGCGCGCGCTGCGCAGCCACATCAAGGGCACCAACGGCGAAAGCCAGGGCGTGGTTCCGTTCCTGAAGGTCGTCAACGACACCGCCGTCGCGGTGAACCAGGGCGGCAAGCGCAAGGGCGCGGTGTGCACGTATCTGGAATCGTGGCACCTGGACATCGAAGAATTCCTGGAACTGCGCAAGAACACCGGCGACGAACGCCGCCGCACGCACGACATGAACACGGCGAACTGGATTCCCGACCTGTTCATGAAGCGCGTCATGGAAGGTGGTGAATGGACGCTGTTCTCGCCGTCCGACTGCCCCGACCTGCACGACAAGTACGGCCGCGCGTTTGAAGAAGCGTATATCGGCCACGAAAAGCGCGTCGCCAGCGGCGAGCTCAAGCTCTACAAGAAGATGCCGGCGCTGACGCTGTGGCGCAAGATGCTGTCGATGCTGTTCGAAACCGGCCACCCGTGGATCACGTTCAAGGATCCGTGCAACATCCGTTCGCCGCAGCAGCACGTGGGCGTGGTTCACAGCTCGAACCTGTGCACCGAGATCACGCTGAACACCAACGAATCCGAAATCGCGGTGTGCAACCTCGGTTCGGTGAACCTGGTCGCGCACATGAAGCCGGCTGCCGGTGGTGGTTTCGAACTGGATCACGACAAGATCAAGCGCACCGTCAGCATCGCGATGCGCATGCTCGACAACGTCATCGACATCAACTACTACGCCGTCGAGAAGGCCCGCAATTCCAACGCGCGCCATCGTCCGGTGGGCATGGGCATCATGGGCTTCCAGGATTGCCTGCAGATGATGCGCGTGCCGTATGCATCGCAAGCCGCCGTTGAATTCGCTGATCGTTCGATGGAAGCCGTTTGCTATCACGCCTACTTCGCGTCGAGCCTGCTCGCCGAAGAACGTGGTCGCTATCAATCGTATGAAGGTTCGTTGTGGTCGCGTGGCATCTTGCCGCAAGACACGTTGAAGATGCTGCGTGATGAACGCGGTGGTCATGTTGAAGTTGATGAATCGAGCACGCTCGATTGGGATACGTTGCGCGCGCGCATCAAACAACATGGCATGCGCAACTCCAATTGCGTGGCAATTGCCCCAACCGCGACTATTTCCAATATCATTGGTGTATCTGCGTGCATCGAACCTACTTTCCAGAACTTGTACGTCAAATCGAATCTCTCCGGCGAGTTCACGGTCGTTAACGATTACCTCGTGCGTGACCTGAAGAAACTCGGTCTCTGGGACGAAGTCATGGTCGCCGACCTCAAGTACTTCGACGGCAGCCTGTCCCGCATCGATCGCGTACCTTCCGAACTCCGCGAACTCTACGCCACCGCGTTCGAAGTCGAACCGAGCTGGCTGGTTGAATGCGCGTCGCGCCGTCAGAAGTGGATCGATCAAGC